Proteins from one Niallia circulans genomic window:
- a CDS encoding aspartyl-phosphate phosphatase Spo0E family protein, giving the protein MTIHLNEQIEKLRENMISTGMTKGFTSEETILLSKRLDNLMNIQMLFRHGTMLHRNRQYRK; this is encoded by the coding sequence ATGACCATTCATTTGAATGAGCAAATCGAAAAGCTGAGGGAAAATATGATTTCAACGGGAATGACAAAAGGCTTTACTTCTGAAGAAACCATTTTACTTAGTAAAAGATTGGATAATTTAATGAATATACAGATGTTGTTTCGACATGGAACAATGCTTCATAGAAATCGGCAATATCGAAAATAA
- a CDS encoding transglycosylase domain-containing protein, with protein sequence MNERPKWKNYLHGFLSFFTNKKTVKRARITYEVSWNIILIFIILLIVGGAFAGGIGAGYFASLVKEEPIRSYKTMQKDIYNYEETSELYFADNVYLGKLPTDLEREEVKIKDVSPYLVDAIVSTEDENFYKHDGVVPKAIMRALFQEVSNSSTQSGGSTLTQQLIKNQILTNEVSFERKAKEILLALRLEKFFSKEEILEAYLNVSTFGRNSSGRNIAGVQAAAQGIFGVEAKHLTLPQSAFIAGLPQSPFGYTPFTQDGTVKENLEPGLERMKTVLARMYNQHKISKEDYDKAAAYDITKDFASPVASPIEKYPWVTYEIENRATQIIAEMLAKEDGYSAKDLEEDEVLEDQYSELADRQIHQNGYQIHSTINKKMYDKFTEVVAKYPYFGPDKPQTVTDSETGEKKTIMEPVETGAILIDNKSGAIISFVGGRDYGREATNHSTSPRPNGSTMKPLLVYGPAIELGTLSPGTVLPDVPLALDPARPGTIWPNNYDFQFHGLVTARVAMAKSYNVPAVKAYAQILPQKPANYLEKMGFTTLTDGDYTHRSTSIGGLTNGVSVEENTNAFATFANGGNFVDAYMIDKIVDKDGKVIYKHKTEKVKVFSPQTSYLTIDMMRDVINQGTAQAVKGRLKFSSDWAGKTGTTQDFKDSWFVATNPNVSFGVWTGYDTPKSLVSSGTMSYSMRNNYLWADLMNAAYDVDSKLVDPSESFSMPGGIVRRSVCSLSGLLASEGCSKAGLVTTDLFKSSAVPNKTDDSIVTGKYVQIGNTKYMALDSTPSEFAETGVILNPDYIEKLFGIKVSDPSDLIRNNTALKNVIVPSNKISDNGKAPAAPKISNSGSNIAWSKSGEKDVIGYRVYQNGKKVASIKASDTLLYKAGSGSYVVKAVDIAGKESSSSNKIEVASKQSSKAKEDDKKANKTTAKKTEENKVEASEKKKQENNDSDNKKEDSSAENKEEKTDNT encoded by the coding sequence ATGAATGAAAGGCCGAAGTGGAAAAACTATCTCCATGGTTTCCTAAGCTTCTTCACCAATAAAAAAACCGTCAAAAGGGCTCGAATCACTTACGAAGTCTCTTGGAATATTATTCTGATATTCATTATCTTGTTAATTGTCGGCGGTGCTTTTGCTGGAGGAATCGGCGCAGGCTATTTTGCATCCCTTGTAAAGGAAGAACCAATAAGATCATACAAGACAATGCAAAAGGACATCTACAATTATGAAGAAACGTCCGAGCTGTATTTTGCCGATAATGTGTATTTAGGAAAACTGCCGACAGATTTAGAAAGAGAAGAAGTAAAAATTAAGGATGTCTCGCCATATTTAGTAGATGCGATCGTTTCGACAGAGGATGAGAACTTCTACAAACATGATGGTGTAGTTCCTAAAGCGATTATGAGGGCATTATTCCAGGAGGTTTCCAACAGCTCCACACAGTCTGGGGGAAGCACTTTAACACAGCAGTTAATCAAAAACCAGATTTTGACGAATGAAGTATCCTTTGAAAGAAAAGCAAAGGAAATTCTCCTAGCTTTAAGGCTTGAAAAATTCTTCTCAAAAGAAGAGATTCTCGAAGCATATTTAAATGTATCGACATTTGGCAGAAACTCATCTGGGAGAAATATTGCCGGTGTTCAAGCAGCTGCACAGGGTATTTTTGGTGTGGAGGCGAAGCATCTTACATTGCCGCAATCAGCCTTTATTGCTGGCCTGCCGCAAAGTCCATTTGGCTACACTCCATTCACACAGGATGGCACGGTCAAAGAAAATCTCGAGCCTGGCTTAGAACGAATGAAAACAGTTCTTGCTAGAATGTACAATCAACACAAAATCTCAAAAGAAGATTATGACAAAGCAGCAGCATATGACATAACAAAGGATTTTGCGAGTCCTGTTGCAAGCCCAATTGAAAAATACCCTTGGGTTACCTATGAAATCGAAAATAGAGCGACACAAATTATTGCTGAAATGCTTGCAAAAGAAGATGGCTATTCTGCGAAGGATTTAGAAGAGGATGAGGTTCTTGAAGATCAGTACTCAGAACTTGCCGATCGCCAAATCCATCAAAACGGCTATCAAATTCACAGCACCATTAATAAAAAGATGTATGATAAATTCACAGAAGTAGTAGCTAAATACCCGTATTTTGGACCTGATAAACCGCAAACTGTCACAGACAGTGAAACTGGTGAAAAGAAAACCATTATGGAGCCTGTAGAAACAGGTGCAATCCTGATTGACAATAAATCAGGTGCTATTATCAGCTTTGTCGGCGGAAGAGACTATGGACGAGAAGCAACAAATCATAGTACAAGCCCAAGACCGAACGGCTCAACCATGAAGCCGCTGCTAGTTTATGGGCCTGCCATTGAACTGGGAACACTATCACCTGGAACAGTCCTGCCGGATGTTCCGCTTGCACTTGACCCAGCAAGACCTGGTACCATCTGGCCGAATAACTATGACTTCCAATTTCACGGTCTTGTAACAGCCAGGGTTGCTATGGCTAAATCATATAACGTTCCTGCGGTTAAAGCTTATGCGCAGATTCTGCCGCAAAAGCCAGCTAATTATCTCGAAAAAATGGGCTTCACCACATTGACGGATGGTGATTATACGCACAGATCAACATCTATCGGTGGCCTGACAAACGGAGTCTCTGTTGAGGAAAATACGAATGCTTTTGCTACATTTGCAAATGGCGGAAACTTTGTTGATGCCTATATGATTGACAAAATTGTCGATAAAGACGGCAAAGTCATCTACAAGCATAAAACAGAAAAAGTGAAGGTGTTCAGCCCGCAAACATCTTATTTGACTATTGATATGATGCGGGATGTTATTAATCAAGGAACAGCACAAGCTGTTAAAGGCCGCTTGAAGTTCAGCTCAGACTGGGCTGGAAAAACAGGTACGACACAGGACTTTAAAGACTCCTGGTTTGTTGCAACAAACCCGAATGTCTCCTTTGGTGTTTGGACAGGGTATGATACACCTAAATCACTCGTAAGCTCCGGCACGATGAGCTACAGCATGCGTAACAACTATTTATGGGCAGATTTAATGAATGCTGCTTACGATGTAGATTCGAAGCTTGTTGACCCGTCTGAAAGCTTCTCGATGCCAGGTGGCATTGTCAGAAGGTCTGTTTGCTCACTTTCTGGCTTGCTTGCCTCAGAAGGCTGTTCAAAAGCAGGACTTGTCACAACAGATTTATTCAAATCAAGTGCTGTGCCTAATAAGACAGATGACAGCATCGTCACTGGAAAATATGTGCAGATTGGCAATACAAAATACATGGCATTAGACTCCACTCCAAGCGAATTCGCTGAAACAGGAGTCATATTAAATCCTGATTATATTGAAAAGCTGTTTGGTATTAAAGTATCTGATCCAAGTGACTTAATCCGTAATAATACAGCACTAAAAAATGTCATTGTCCCGTCCAATAAAATAAGTGACAACGGCAAGGCACCAGCTGCACCTAAGATCAGCAATAGCGGAAGCAACATCGCTTGGTCTAAATCAGGTGAAAAAGATGTTATCGGCTACCGTGTATATCAAAACGGTAAAAAGGTTGCGAGCATTAAGGCGAGTGACACTCTTCTCTATAAAGCAGGCAGCGGATCTTATGTTGTCAAAGCAGTAGATATCGCCGGAAAAGAATCCTCTAGCTCCAATAAGATTGAAGTAGCTAGCAAACAGAGCAGCAAGGCAAAAGAGGACGACAAAAAAGCGAATAAAACAACTGCTAAAAAAACAGAAGAAAATAAAGTGGAAGCATCAGAGAAAAAAAAGCAAGAAAACAATGATTCAGATAATAAAAAAGAAGACTCTAGTGCAGAAAACAAAGAAGAAAAAACCGATAATACTTGA
- the tyrS gene encoding tyrosine--tRNA ligase, with translation MNLLEDLQWRGIVYQQTDEAGLKDVLANTKISLYCGVDPTADSMHIGHLLPFLTLRRFQNAGHTPIVLVGGATGLIGDPSGKSEERNLQTLDAIGHNVRCLQKQLEKIFDFDGENGAEMVNNYDWAGKMDIVTFLRDYGKHIGINYMLAKDTISSRLETGISFTEFTYTILQALDFLHLYDNHNCKLQIGGSDQWGNITTGLELIRKNNTEGAKAYGLTIPLVTKADGTKFGKTESGAIWLDPEKTTPYEFYQFWINTADADVIKYLKFFTFLSKEAIEALETSLKEEAHLRKAQKALGEEMTKMIHGEAALEQALKITEALFSGEIKNLTASEIKQGFKDVPTYKHEEGDAVLVDLLVAAGIVSSKRQAREDITNGAVYINGERKQELDYVLGTEDRIEDQYTVIRRGKKKYFLIQY, from the coding sequence GTGAATTTATTAGAGGATTTACAATGGAGAGGTATTGTTTACCAGCAGACAGATGAAGCAGGCTTGAAGGACGTATTAGCTAATACAAAAATCAGCTTATACTGTGGCGTAGACCCGACTGCAGACAGCATGCATATTGGTCATTTACTGCCATTTTTAACATTGAGACGTTTTCAAAATGCAGGACATACACCAATCGTGCTTGTCGGCGGAGCAACAGGTTTGATTGGAGATCCAAGTGGAAAAAGCGAAGAAAGAAATCTGCAAACATTAGATGCAATCGGACATAATGTTAGATGCTTGCAAAAACAACTAGAGAAAATTTTTGATTTCGACGGTGAAAATGGTGCAGAAATGGTTAACAACTATGACTGGGCTGGAAAGATGGATATCGTTACATTTTTAAGAGATTACGGCAAGCATATCGGCATTAATTATATGCTGGCTAAAGACACCATTTCTTCCCGATTAGAAACAGGCATTTCTTTCACAGAATTTACGTATACAATTCTACAGGCACTGGACTTCTTACATCTATACGATAACCATAACTGTAAGCTGCAAATTGGCGGAAGTGATCAATGGGGAAATATTACGACAGGCCTTGAGCTTATCCGTAAAAACAATACAGAAGGCGCAAAGGCATATGGACTGACAATTCCGCTTGTTACAAAAGCAGATGGAACAAAGTTCGGTAAAACTGAAAGCGGCGCTATATGGCTTGACCCAGAAAAAACAACACCATATGAATTCTACCAGTTCTGGATTAACACAGCAGATGCTGATGTTATCAAATACTTAAAATTCTTTACGTTCTTGTCAAAAGAAGCAATTGAAGCATTAGAAACATCTCTCAAAGAAGAGGCACATTTACGTAAAGCACAAAAGGCCCTTGGTGAAGAAATGACAAAAATGATTCACGGGGAAGCAGCATTAGAACAGGCTTTGAAAATAACAGAAGCACTATTCAGCGGAGAAATTAAAAATCTGACTGCGTCTGAGATTAAGCAAGGCTTCAAGGATGTACCGACATACAAGCATGAAGAGGGTGATGCTGTCCTAGTTGATCTATTAGTAGCAGCAGGGATTGTCTCATCTAAAAGGCAGGCTCGCGAGGACATCACTAATGGTGCTGTGTACATTAATGGTGAACGTAAACAAGAGCTGGACTATGTTCTTGGAACAGAGGACCGCATTGAAGACCAGTATACTGTTATAAGAAGAGGAAAGAAAAAATATTTCTTAATTCAATACTAA
- a CDS encoding YozQ family protein, protein MAKTNGTPIAGKIYNSDDYKSTESVSKGLAETHEQTSDTYMEGTVDGLTENAADKEKTDK, encoded by the coding sequence ATGGCAAAAACAAATGGTACTCCAATCGCAGGAAAAATCTATAATTCAGATGATTATAAAAGTACAGAGAGTGTCTCAAAAGGACTTGCTGAGACACACGAACAAACTTCTGATACTTATATGGAAGGCACGGTTGATGGTTTAACCGAAAATGCTGCAGATAAAGAAAAAACTGACAAGTAG
- a CDS encoding LysE family transporter — translation MVTFIPYILLGVSLAAPVGPVNAAQLDKGIRNGFFHAWIFGIGALIADVIYMLMVYLGISHFINTPFMKTFLYLFGFFVLTYTGIESLITSAKINILERKKQDNSLFKSFFSGFLMSISNPLTILFWLGIYGSVMAKSADSFSNKAFILSSLAIISGILLWDLTMALISGVARRLLHSNMLYIISVVSSISMIGFGLYFAFQAYKALFL, via the coding sequence ATGGTTACTTTTATTCCATATATATTATTAGGTGTATCTTTGGCTGCACCTGTTGGTCCTGTTAATGCAGCGCAATTGGACAAGGGGATACGGAATGGCTTCTTTCATGCGTGGATTTTTGGTATTGGAGCATTGATCGCAGATGTTATCTATATGTTGATGGTGTACTTGGGGATCAGCCATTTCATTAACACACCATTTATGAAAACCTTTTTGTATTTGTTCGGTTTTTTCGTTCTAACCTATACGGGGATTGAAAGCTTAATTACTTCAGCAAAAATTAATATTTTAGAACGGAAAAAACAGGACAATTCGCTGTTTAAGTCCTTTTTTTCTGGCTTTTTGATGTCAATTTCTAATCCATTAACGATTTTGTTCTGGCTTGGTATTTATGGCTCTGTTATGGCAAAATCAGCTGACAGCTTTTCTAATAAAGCCTTCATTTTAAGCAGCTTAGCGATTATCTCAGGAATATTATTATGGGATTTAACAATGGCGCTTATCTCTGGAGTTGCGAGAAGACTGCTTCATTCTAATATGCTTTATATTATTTCCGTGGTATCTTCCATCTCTATGATTGGCTTTGGACTCTATTTTGCCTTCCAGGCATATAAAGCGTTATTTCTGTAA
- the rpsD gene encoding 30S ribosomal protein S4 → MARYTGPSWKLSRRLGISLSGTGKELDKRPYAPGQHGPNQRKKLSEYGLQLQEKQKLRHMYGVNERQFRNLFDIAGKMKGKHGENFMALLESRLDNVVYRLGLARTRRQARQLVNHGHVIVDGGRVDIPSYRLKAGQTITLRDKSRNLDIVKEAVEVNNFVPDFLTFDADKLEGTFTRLPERSELPAEINEALIVEFYSR, encoded by the coding sequence ATGGCTCGTTATACAGGTCCAAGTTGGAAACTTTCTCGTCGTCTTGGGATTTCTTTAAGCGGTACTGGCAAAGAGTTAGATAAACGCCCTTACGCTCCAGGACAACATGGTCCAAACCAACGCAAAAAATTATCAGAATACGGTTTACAATTACAGGAAAAGCAAAAATTACGTCATATGTATGGTGTAAATGAGCGTCAATTCCGTAATTTATTCGATATTGCTGGCAAAATGAAAGGTAAACACGGTGAAAACTTCATGGCGCTTCTAGAATCTCGCCTTGATAACGTTGTTTATCGTTTAGGTCTTGCTCGCACACGTCGTCAAGCACGTCAGCTTGTTAACCACGGTCACGTTATCGTTGATGGTGGACGCGTAGATATCCCATCATACCGTCTAAAAGCAGGTCAAACAATCACATTGCGTGATAAATCACGTAATCTTGATATTGTTAAAGAAGCAGTTGAAGTGAACAACTTCGTACCTGATTTCTTGACTTTCGATGCTGATAAATTAGAAGGTACATTCACTCGTTTACCAGAACGTTCTGAATTGCCAGCTGAAATTAACGAAGCTCTTATCGTTGAGTTCTACTCTCGTTAA